ATTTATAATTCATGGTCGTTTTAGCCTGATGTTGTTCTATGCTGTGTGCTCCGTGTTCAGGCCACTGTTGTTTCAGACGAGTGAGCTGATAGCCAGCAGTCCAGCTGTCGGTGACCTGATTCCCTACAGCACCCTGCTGCACTTCCTGTTCACCAGAGCCCCATCTGAGCTCAAGTCACCTCACCAGGTCTgtgcacgcaaacacacacagtgatacTTTGTACGGTATTCACAAACTGTTTAATAAGTGTTCTTTCCTCATGAATTAAAGTGTTAAAGACAGCAGCTGACTTTGAGAGTGTTGATCAGCTAAAAGAGCCTCTTTCTCCCCCACAGCGAGCAGAGTGGTCCATCGCCCGTTACTCCCAGTGGCTGGATGATCATCCATCTGAGAGAGACAAGCTTACCCTCATCAGGTCAGTTGTGTGTTTTACTCTTCCTGGTACATGAGCTGCATGTAGGAACTCCATCACAAAGACCAAACCATCCAgtcaatgtggggaaaaaagcaggtCCAGGGGGCACTTTGTTCATGCAGCTGTAACTGTGGGGAATGATCAGCCTCTAGTGGCAACCTGTGCGCTgcctgtttaaaatgttttcatgtcagtACAGAATGAAAGCCGAATTACATGGAAGGTACAGTTTCATAATGTGGTGGCAGGCGGATAAAAATATCCGTTTTAATGGCTATTAAGTGAGACATTTTTGTCTCAAGATCCTGAGTGTAATGTTTTGGCATCCAGTGCCAAGTGCATGAGCTgtgataaaaatgataaaattaccATCAAAATACAAACTTTTACTGGATTTCATGACAAATGCATGAATGCAgccaaaataatcaaaaatgaaaaggtcagaaatgtaCTCATGGGCACATGTGGGTTAAAGAAATTCCTTCAGGAGTATTTCTATATTTCTATCTTATATATTATGTACTGTGATGGACCGACTGATTTCAGGTTTGGTCTGCTGTTATCAGATGATATACCACACTGATCAGCAGGAAGTGATGCAGTCTGATCATTAGTCATCTTTTTGTACTGAActttcacctgttctcctctaAGGGGCGCTCTGGAGGCCTACGTACAGTCAGTCCGGGCTCGGCAGGGAAAGGAGTTTGCCCCCATCTATCCCATCATGCTCCAGCTGTTACAGAGAGCCACCAATGGGTGAGAAGATGTCAGAGCCTGAAGAGGACACAGTGACAGAAAACCTACTGTGTGTTGAACAGCAGCATCACATCTGGAGAGGATGCTGTTAGCAGCTCTATGTGAGCAGAGTGTTTATACTGAAGATCAGCTCAAACATGTAACTGATCTTTCTTCCTTTTACATGTCTGACTGaatcaagtgactctgttcCATCAGGACACATGGGATTTTGATTTTACATTTATCTTGTGACCAAAGCTAAAATGGGAATAACATGATTCCAAATAATGTCTGTGAACAGGTTGTACGATTTCTATAGAGAGCTGGTCACTAGAACTGCTTCTAGTGATCAGCTCTCTGTTACCTTCAATAACTGATCTGAACAAACAGTTTAAAGATTAGATTGAGCTTTTTTCACATACACCTGTATGTAAAACTCTGGCTGGTGCTTCACATGGTAAATGTACATGTAACATGTTCACAATGAGAATAAACGGGGTTTGTTTAACACTTTAATATATTACTGAAGCAGAAGCAGAGGTATggatctcacacacacacaggatgaaCACTACAAACACGTATATTCAGATTGGCCATTTCCACTGATTGGCAGGAGGCTCCTCGATCAGCGGCTCCCATGGTTTCCATTCAGACATCTTCCTGGACAGGGCCAGCTCACACTCCGCCTGCACACAGGACAGTCAGCAACACTCTGATTTCATTATGACACACAACAGCCAGATCCATGCTTCAAAAGAACGGTCAGACAGTTTGAGAAATCCTTCCACTTTGTTACTGAGGTGAAGCAGGAACATTGATCTCACTAGAGTGTCCTTAAGAAGCTGGAAGTAGGTGGGCTCAGGTAGCCTGGCTCTGTTCTGAACTCATCAATACAGATACCaccaaacattttttgtgtttatgtatCTGGTGTCAGTGTGTTGCGCTATTTCCTCACAATATTTAATGGCGTTCTTCTACACAGTCTGAACAGTCTGTTCATGGCTTGCATCATCACAATTAGAACCAcagttttatgtttctttttttcaaagctAGGTGAGCCGAGCTTCCACTCTTTATGCTAGAGCCACTAGAATTAACACATTTGTACCAAAGTGACAGCACTGATTTCCCAAACTTTCTCCTTTCCTACATACTGCTGTTGGTTACTCTCTTTAATGAAAGACGTTCAGTTATAACCCAAACAGACTGAAACAAGATGACAACAGTTCAGACTGTCTGTGTGTTACTGAGTAGTACTGTAAAGCTGTCAAGCCtttaatcaaaataaatgtgtgaagATTGCAGTACAGTCAAGGTTTGTTCAAAGACTATTAATACTAAGGATCTAGATGGAACCACTCACTTCTGAAGAACCGAGGCTGGACTCAGAACCTGAGCTGGATAAAGTCTCAATATATCCAGACCTGAATGGAAACTCCTGTTGAATCAATTACAGTGGCTGTGACTATGTTTGGGGTGGAAATAAGACTTTCAATTTGTTTTTGAACCATAAAAAGCAAATTTGTCACTTATTCTGTTCTTCTGACTGACTGGGTCTCTTGAAGCctggtttctttttttgggaATTAGGTTTAAGTAGGTTTTCTATGGATCCATTTCAGAACAGGACACATACAACATAAACAGGTGCCTGTAGGAAACTCTGATAAGCTGAGGTCAGAGTTGTGTCACTAATCCTTCTCCAACTTAAATGAAATGACATCCATCAGAAACATGCTGCACAAAAGGCAAAGGCAGAgaaataaatcaattaaaaagGCCAGATTTGGGTGGACTGTTTGGTAGAGCTGGACTTGAGCTGAACAGCGCTGTGCAGTTTtcccgaaaaaaaaaaaacaatttttgtCAGTTGGTTGTAGCTGATTCAATCATGGCTCAGATCTGTTTCTTCTGTACAGTTTTTAGAGTGCAGACTGGGTGAATAGCAAATACTTTATTTTGGAAAGTAAAATCAGTCTAATTGAATATCGCAGTTTCTAACTTACATAGGGTTGTTTTTCCCAACAAAATCAGCAGTGACATGTCATCAGTTGCAGAACCACAAGAAGTAAATGAtatacagtttctggctttaaaaaaaaaacctccatgCCTTTCAACCAATCAGTATCTATAGTTTATTCACACAACGGTGACCTACCTGGAAAATGACTTCCTCGATCTGACCGcagtttattttcttctcaAGCTTCTCAACATCTGGTTCCTGTGATGACAGAAGTACTTTGAGTAGATCCAATCTCTTCCATTTCATAATAAAATTCATCTTATAGACAGCAGAACTGTCTCTAACCACTCCCATACAGTAAGACCCATAAAAATTTGGGCTCcacaatgaaatgaaacaatctgGACGTGTTTTAAGTGCAGActgtcagctttaatttgagggtatttacatccatGGTGTAGGAATTAAAACGCATTTTACATGGGCCCTCCACCTTTTGAAGGGCCCAAAAGGCCACACATGGCCAAGTGTTTGTTATTCCATCATTCTTTCATTTACAAGGAGCAGATAAAAGGTCTAGAGTTCAGTGTGGTATTTGTGTTTAGAATCTGGTGAGGTCAGTTCTCAATATGAAGTCCAAAGAGCATCACTATCAGAGAAGGAAGCCATCAGTAGActgaaaaatcaaaataaacctATCAGAGAGATAGCATAAACATTAGACAAATCAGTTGTTTggtacattctgaaaaagaaagatcACACTGGTGAGCTCAGGAATGTCAAAAGACCTGAGAGACCACAGAAAACGTGTGAAGCGGATGAGAGAAAAAGCCCTTCATAACAGTTGGCCAGATCAAGAACACTCTCCAGGAGGTCGGTTGTCAAAGGAAACGTGTAGGAGGAGGCTTCATTACAAGATGTAAACCACTGAAACCCAGAccagagtttgccaaaaaaaaaaaacacctaaaagatTTTCATCTTTTAGGAGCATACCatctcatcagtgaagcatggtggtggtagtataaCTGTGTGGATATGCATGGCTGCCAATGGAACTGGCCAAGTCAAAGACTTTCAGGTCAGAGCTGCATTTCACTTGTTGAGTGGACAATGCTCCAAGAACAAGCAGGAAGagaagacagcagcagtagaggTCTGGTAGAGCGTCACCAGAGAACAAACCCAGCCTGTGGTGATGTCTATGGGTTCCAGACTTCACGCTGTCATTGGCTGCCAAAGATCTGCAACCAAATGTTAAACGTGACAGTTTGATTTATGATTATATCAGTTTGTCTTTGATCCCTTAAAAGGGTGGAGGGCACATATAAAATGCATTGTAACCCTGGGTGCCCgaacagctcaacaggttatgCGGGCGACCCGTACAGGGGCAGCAGCCCGGGTTAGATTCCCACTCGCAGCCCTtggctgcatgtcttcccccccactcttctccctcctttcttgtccGTCTCCAGCAGACCTATCACTAAAGCcgtaaaaatgccaaaaaatcacttaaaaaaatgtgtagtAATGCCTCCACTGTTCACCTGATCTGGATgtaccctcaaattaaagcggACAGTCTGAAAACTCACTGAAAGCACTTCTTGATTATTTCATCTCAAATCCACTGTGGTGGAGGACAGACAACTGTGTCAATGTGGCCTGACTACTTACCATTTTTACGTGGTTGAACCTCTCGCTAACCAGCTGCTCTGTGTACTTCCTGTAGGCAGCGTCCTGTGGCATGGTCTGCAGTGACGCAAGGATCTTTGTGTAGAGTATCCTCAGACGCTGACAGGAAGAGCAGAGTGGGTTAGTTCATTACTGAGTCCCTTCAGAGTGATAAACAATGACAGCTGCAACATTCTGTTTGGTAAACTGTGTTCagcacatagactgtatatataatggacgtagcatctggctccagaattgaagccaacccggaagtgtcaaaaacttgcaatatcacactgtCCACttgggttggctccaaaaagctttttctacATAGACTccaattcattttttgaaaaaataaaatttgatagactgatgttctacagctcaggattttttccccgttagttttcatggtcaaaatgagagatcaggaggccgatcttaaaataaatcaatactgaattttaaataaatcgttaaagttggtggagccagggggcgtggctatacttgatagacagcaacagaagcctctgcggtaaaatgtgggcgggataagagagttctcagccaatcctgcccctagttgctctccggtccagtctgtttgatgacgctttttacgtcactggctccaaaaaatccaaaacggcgaccaggaagtagcaaaatccgggcttcattttctcgccgttgaaaccaacgggtgacgtcacggttagtttacgcctggttcaGCATCATTCTGTGTGACTGAGCTCTGCACCACACCCAGCCGAGCTGTGTGCTACGTTCACCGTCGGTGTGGTGCGTTCACTGTAAGATGCTCACCTCATGTGGATTGTGGGACACTGCGAGTCCGACCAGGCCGGTTGTCTGGAAGAAAAGAGCAGGAGAGACATCCGTTAGGTTGGAGTCACAGCCAGAAATCATGAACCAACATGCTCCATTACTGCTTCACATGGCAGCACCAGTTTTAGCCACGAGTCACAGAAATAACCATCAGTTTCTCTACTGAATGATGAACTTcggattgtgttttttgttaattCAAGGCAGAAGCACAACTTGTGAAAACGTCTTGAAGTGAGCTG
This is a stretch of genomic DNA from Acanthochromis polyacanthus isolate Apoly-LR-REF ecotype Palm Island chromosome 1, KAUST_Apoly_ChrSc, whole genome shotgun sequence. It encodes these proteins:
- the ndufa5 gene encoding NADH dehydrogenase [ubiquinone] 1 alpha subcomplex subunit 5 is translated as MTSYLVAGSHRRRRPLRRMAGLLKKTTGLVGLAVSHNPHERLRILYTKILASLQTMPQDAAYRKYTEQLVSERFNHVKMEPDVEKLEKKINCGQIEEVIFQAECELALSRKMSEWKPWEPLIEEPPANQWKWPI